Proteins encoded by one window of Primulina huaijiensis isolate GDHJ02 chromosome 1, ASM1229523v2, whole genome shotgun sequence:
- the LOC140986926 gene encoding probable anion transporter 3, chloroplastic has product MACLNRVKLPHCACNPVSSLGPIDNKISYSSFSKEDLSIPRKRSLSFNSLMVSGEILQSRLYERKRDQFLFVYGEKRRRRRGGCVVRCTAEGIERGLFVGRREGGFLAEERFKVVALVAAVMCLCNADRVVMSVAIVPLAAKHGWSNSFLGIVQSSFLWGYMCSSVIGGALVDKYGGKRVIAWGAALWSLATLLTPWAANHSTASLLAVRAFFGLAEGVALPSMNNLLARWFPTHERATAVGISMGGFQFGNVVGLVLAPLAMSLIGGISGPFILFSSLGLLWVTIWANKVANNPQESSSISKSELRLIQAGKTASYAKNDKLPPLSLLLSKLPTWAIIFANITNNWGYFVLLSWMPVYFKTVFEVNLQQAAWFSAVPWGTMAISGYIAGTASDYLIKSGYSTTTTRKIMQSIGFIGPGIALLCLNFAKTPSVASIFLTAALSFGSFSQAGFLLNMEDIAPQYSGFLHGISNSAGTLAAIISTVGTGFFVQWLGSFQAFLTLTACLYFITAIFWNLYSTGERVF; this is encoded by the exons TGGGTCCGATCGATAACAAGATATCTTATTCGTCTTTCAGCAAGGAAGATCTTTCTATCCCAAGAAAACGGAGCTTGAGTTTCAATTCATTAATGGTGAGTGGAGAAATATTACAGAGTCGTCTGTATGAAAGGAAGAGAGATCAGTTTCTGTTTGTGTACGGTGagaagaggaggaggaggaggggtGGTTGTGTGGTGAGGTGCACGGCGGAGGGGATAGAAAGGGGGCTGTTTGTGGGGCGGAGAGAAGGCGGATTCCTGGCGGAGGAGAGGTTCAAAGTGGTCGCTCTGGTGGCGGCTGTGATGTGTCTGTGTAATGCAGATAGAGTTGTGATGTCAGTTGCCATAGTTCCTCTTGCTGCTAAACATGGCTGGAGCAATTCTTTCTTGGGCATTGTCCAG TCATCCTTTTTATGGGGGTATATGTGTTCTTCGGTAATTGGAGGAGCCTTGGTGGACAAATACGGTGGAAAACGAGTTATTGCATGGGGTGCGGCTTTGTGGTCTTTAGCTACTCTTCTCACTCCATGGGCGGCAAATCATTCCACCGCCAGCCTCTTGGCTGTGCGTGCTTTCTTCGGGCTAGCCGAAGGGGTTGCTCTACCTTCAATGAACAATCTTTTAGCAAG ATGGTTTCCAACACACGAAAGAGCTACTGCTGTTGGTATATCGATGGGAGGATTTCAGTTTGGAAATGTTGTGGGATTGGTCTTGGCCCCCCTTGCAATGTCATTAATTGGTGGCATTTCAGGCCCTTTCATCCTCTTTTCTTCTCTTGGACTCCTTTGGGTTACAATATGGGCAAATAAGGTTGCCAATAATCCTCAAGAATCCAGTTCTATCAGTAAATCCGAGTTGCGGTTGATCCAAGCTGGGAAAACTGCTTCTTATGCAAAAAACGACAAGCTTCCGCCACTAAGCCTTCTCTTATCAAAATTGCCCACTTGGGCAATCATCTTTGCTAATATCACTAATAACtgg GGGTATTTTGTGCTTCTATCATGGATGCCTGTCTATTTTAAAACT GTGTTTGAGGTGAACTTGCAGCAAGCAGCATGGTTTAGTGCTGTTCCATGGGGAACAATGGCAATCTCAGGCTATATTGCTGGGACGGCATCGGATTACTTGATCAAATCCGGCTACTCCACAACGACTACGAGGAAAATCATGCAG TCCATTGGTTTTATCGGTCCTGGGATTGCATTGTTGTGCTTGAACTTCGCCAAAACACCATCAGTCGCCTCTATATTTCTAACAGCAGCTCTAAGTTTCGGTTCTTTCAGCCAAGCCGGCTTTttactgaatatggaa GATATTGCACCACAGTATTCTGGATTTCTTCATG GGATTTCGAATTCAGCTGGAACACTTGCAGCAATAATCAGCACAGTTGGAACAGGATTCTTTGTACAATGGCTAGGATCCTTTCAAGCATTCTTAACTCTCACTGCATGTCTCTATTTTATTACAGCTATCTTTTGGAACCTCTACTCTACCGGAGAACGAGTTTTTTAA
- the LOC140986942 gene encoding uncharacterized protein, with the protein MNFRSMEEFWTFYMSQHSKPATRRWHFAGTLCSILCLVYSMLFNWWFLILVPVIGYGLAWYSHFFVEGNVPATFGHPFWSLLCDYKMFGLMLTGQMDREIKRLGKRPVLQAY; encoded by the coding sequence ATGAATTTCAGAAGCATGGAAGAGTTTTGGACGTTTTATATGAGCCAGCACTCAAAACCAGCGACCAGGCGTTGGCATTTTGCTGGTACACTTTGCAGTATTTTGTGCTTGGTATACTCAATGCTGTTCAATTGGTGGTTTTTAATATTGGTACCCGTGattgggtatggattggctTGGTATAGTCATTTCTTTGTTGAAGGAAATGTTCCTGCAACTTTTGGGCATCCATTTTGGTCTCTGCTTTGTGATTACAAGATGTTTGGATTGATGCTTACAGGTCAAATGGATAGAGAAATCAAGAGGCTGGGTAAGAGGCCTGTACTACAAGCTTACTGA